One stretch of Riemerella columbina DNA includes these proteins:
- a CDS encoding glycosyltransferase — protein MAKKKEIIFILPDMETGGAERIVMTLANHLPRDLFVPKIMLLRKEGGYLEFLKDIEVIDLKTPRIRHSLKPILREIWKRKPDIVFSGFGEVNAYLSIFTKLFPKTKFIARETNVASLHVTRKEIKFFYRFYNFYDEIIAQSDDMARDLIDNFNIKPQKITKINNPVDFKFIDDKLAQSQLPEAYQLRQFNVVAIGNLSARKGFDQLLKVFSYLKDTPITLHILGDGADREALLQMKEGLQLEQVIFHGKQKNPYQYLKFADLFILSSRYEGFPNVLLEAGACGTFALANDCPGGIREIIQPGVNGEIASIENHQEFAEKITELLTQPQPSSAKIRESIQSRFSTEVIMNQYEQLLSQ, from the coding sequence ATGGCAAAGAAAAAGGAGATTATTTTTATACTTCCAGATATGGAAACGGGTGGGGCAGAGCGCATTGTGATGACCTTAGCGAATCATCTTCCCAGAGATTTATTTGTGCCTAAAATTATGTTGTTAAGAAAAGAAGGCGGATATTTAGAATTTTTAAAAGATATTGAAGTTATAGACCTAAAAACCCCACGAATTCGCCATTCGCTAAAGCCGATACTTAGGGAAATTTGGAAGAGAAAACCCGATATTGTGTTTTCAGGTTTTGGCGAGGTCAATGCCTATCTTTCTATTTTTACTAAACTGTTCCCAAAAACGAAATTTATTGCGAGGGAAACCAATGTGGCATCACTCCATGTGACCAGAAAGGAAATTAAGTTTTTTTACCGATTTTATAATTTTTATGACGAAATTATCGCGCAAAGTGATGATATGGCACGAGATTTAATTGATAATTTCAATATTAAACCTCAGAAAATTACCAAAATCAATAATCCAGTAGATTTTAAATTTATTGATGATAAATTGGCTCAATCTCAACTTCCAGAAGCCTATCAATTAAGGCAGTTTAATGTAGTAGCCATAGGTAATTTATCCGCACGCAAGGGCTTTGATCAGTTATTGAAGGTCTTTTCATATCTTAAAGACACACCGATTACTTTGCATATTTTAGGCGATGGGGCGGATCGGGAGGCTTTGCTTCAGATGAAAGAAGGTTTGCAATTGGAACAAGTGATTTTCCACGGAAAACAGAAAAATCCGTATCAATATTTAAAATTTGCCGATTTGTTTATTTTATCCTCTCGTTATGAAGGTTTCCCTAATGTCTTGTTAGAGGCGGGCGCTTGTGGTACTTTTGCTTTGGCTAATGATTGCCCAGGGGGAATTAGAGAAATTATCCAACCAGGGGTTAATGGAGAAATTGCATCAATTGAAAATCATCAAGAATTTGCAGAAAAAATTACGGAATTACTAACGCAGCCACAACCCTCTTCTGCGAAAATTAGAGAAAGTATCCAATCACGATTTTCTACCGAAGTGATTATGAATCAATACGAACAATTGCTGTCTCAGTAG
- a CDS encoding BlaI/MecI/CopY family transcriptional regulator, producing the protein MIQALTTMEEQVMQVIWELQGAFLRDIIEAFPEPKPHQNTVSTYVKILTEKGFVSIEKHGRVFFYKIEISKQEYRIFLLKNLVENYYQNETKELLNRLLKEHLIDKKEVLKTAKKLKKKG; encoded by the coding sequence ATGATCCAAGCCCTGACCACCATGGAAGAGCAAGTAATGCAAGTGATATGGGAACTCCAAGGCGCCTTCCTCAGAGATATTATAGAGGCTTTTCCCGAGCCTAAACCGCACCAAAATACGGTGTCTACTTATGTGAAAATCTTAACCGAAAAAGGCTTTGTGAGTATAGAAAAGCACGGCAGAGTTTTCTTCTACAAAATAGAAATTTCTAAACAAGAATATCGCATTTTTCTCCTTAAAAATTTGGTTGAAAACTATTATCAAAACGAAACCAAAGAACTCCTCAACCGATTGTTAAAAGAACATTTAATCGATAAAAAAGAGGTTCTAAAAACAGCCAAAAAACTCAAAAAGAAGGGATAA
- a CDS encoding ABC transporter permease produces the protein MEIKPYFSLFKIDLMLKMASKYLSFLFYPFVSLSFFYLYTVPLSEVLFFGLMVGLPTLFWLIYNVKKGHYTDADVSDRQRRKSLYWFLIGNFIAYQLAFMLVFKHHDDKTLAFLLALVVLFLSNFYVKSSMHTVLNLVIAALFWVAHFQKMAIFWGLMALLVGISRVILKKHSKLEVFMGILIGGLVSILYICKNLNF, from the coding sequence ATGGAAATAAAGCCTTATTTTAGCCTCTTTAAAATTGACCTTATGCTGAAGATGGCATCCAAATATCTTTCATTTCTTTTCTATCCTTTTGTATCGCTAAGCTTTTTTTATCTCTATACTGTGCCGTTGTCCGAAGTTTTATTTTTCGGTCTGATGGTGGGGCTCCCTACTCTATTTTGGCTGATTTATAATGTTAAAAAAGGTCATTATACCGATGCTGATGTGTCGGATAGGCAGCGGCGGAAGTCGTTATACTGGTTTTTAATTGGTAATTTTATAGCGTATCAACTTGCTTTTATGCTCGTTTTTAAACATCATGATGATAAAACGCTGGCTTTTTTACTCGCTTTGGTGGTTTTATTTTTAAGTAATTTTTATGTTAAATCTTCTATGCATACTGTGCTAAACCTCGTGATTGCTGCCTTGTTTTGGGTTGCTCACTTTCAAAAAATGGCTATTTTTTGGGGATTGATGGCATTGCTGGTGGGTATAAGCCGCGTGATTCTTAAAAAACACTCTAAATTAGAGGTTTTTATGGGAATTTTAATAGGTGGTTTGGTTTCTATTCTTTATATTTGTAAAAATCTTAACTTCTAA